The Gossypium hirsutum isolate 1008001.06 chromosome A03, Gossypium_hirsutum_v2.1, whole genome shotgun sequence genome contains the following window.
aaatttttttattttgaccaTATAATTAATGCTTAAAAATAGGATAAATTTATGTTTGATCcctcaaaagtttttttttttaatttgatttattttataaattttataattttttatgataaatttagtaacatctttttgtttaattttataaactaaTACATTCGATGTATATTGCTTAAATAGTtacaatatttaatataaattgagTATTtggcttattttatttttctaaatgttAATGTTGATGATTAAGATTATCCTGAACTTAAAAATTACATgtctattttaaataaatatttcatcCCTCTTATCGATATATTTAGCTTCGCAGGATAAATGCACTTCAACGCGTTTGAATTCATATCATTCTGTATTTATAACATTATCGATGCCAATTGAACTAATATTATCTGAAGAATTCATtcacataattaaataataaattaaataatatagatTCTATAATTAATTATGATAATGAGGAAGACAATGGTTTATTCTAATCCTAATTTCACTAATTCAAGTACAAGTAAATCATATAAGTCAAAAACAAGTGCACTAAGTAATTAATATTGTggatttttttactaatttaatacaaaaaaaactaaaataatacaaacataaaattatgtaccaaaatggtacatgcAGGGTGGTGCCGCCTCTGGCAGAAGTGTGACCACCTTGTCTCTgtcactaattaaaaaaaaacaaaagtaggTAAAAAAAAGCtgtaacaaaaaacaaaaaatgatgTGATAGGACACTGCCGCAGGCGGCACAGGTGGAGGGCTAGCCGCAGGCGGCATCGATGGTGGAGGTGGTAGAGGCGGCATCGGGATGATGGACTCTTTATGCAGactgtttttttttctgtttagGGACCATATAATGGTCCCCAAGTTCATTTCAGCTGAAGGAAGGAAGAAAGAAGGAGAAGAAAAATAGACGAGAAGAAGAAGAATGAGAAGTAGGCGGCACTGGTgagggaagaaaaaagaaaaagaaaaagagaaggagaagaagagggagggaaggaaggaaaaagaaagaaaaagaaggaaaaaatgtaattttttttataaattgagtaattaatgttaatttaaggaaataatttatttattattattgttgttgttgttgttgttgtcgtcgattgattttgatttaattcatatttaatttttaaatttatttttttgcaagGTATTATATGgttaaaaagaaatattaatgtatgtttgtatttattttatatttttattcattcataatttatttttaatttttattgaagtaaaaaagcCTATGTTAtgtagaaaaaatattttattattattttatataatttatttgttaagtgtgttttaggttaattagatatatatttttatgaaatttatttagcatgttatattcttattatatattttttttatttaatgagatttttttacaaaaatagtataaaaataaaatactaaaaaatatatcttaatgaaaaataaaatacaaaaacaaataaaatacgaaaaaattaatttttttggggaAAGTGGTGCTGGCggattttttactaaaataatataaaaaaaatacgaaaatagtatattttaaagaataaatccaaaaactaaaaatacaaacaaatggccaaaatcagagttttttgctaaattaatataaaaaacactaaaataatacacTTGAAAcgttatgtactaaaataatataaaaaataaaatacaaaaataatttattttaagaaataaaatcggaaaataaaaaaaaccaacaaaGGGCCAAAGTCAcagaacaaaatttttttaagaatattgCAACATAACCCCTCATTGTtttcccatcttttttatttcctaagaaatttaattacatattataatatattttaaaataatattgaactacttatcatgtttttttaattattattgcatcactcacattattattaaataaaagttaatttaaaatatattgaactacATGACGggtatattatatgtattatattttaagccaaaatattttacttattatcattttaaaataataaaaatatttgtatttgagttggatatatttatttttttaatgtagtatAGAAAAAATATGTTGTCGAAAAAttgtttggtatttttttaattaaaagcaatatataaaatttagttattttgataaatatttaaaatccatcaaatattgaaattaataaccgaaatttattttaaaattgcagGCATCGCAATGGTTTCATTGATTACGAAAAATCGTCACATATCTGACATagttaataatatggtaatatattgttatttgttaatcacgAGTTCCATTAAAAAAAGATCTACGTAATTTAtggaaataaattatgttattataactattttctaTAATTTAACACTGTCAGAGCCCGTACAGCGTATTAAGGGGCCAGAtgaatggtttaggatattcCTTGGATGCACGACTGATGCCTTACTTGGAGTTAGCTGGATTCGGGTCAGTAGCATTGATTCGGACTTTTGATTTGCGGTACGATTTAATATCCACATTGGTCGAGCATTGGCGCCCCAGAGACCCACACGTTTCATTTGCCGTATGGGGAGTGCATTGCTACTCTAGAGGATATTGCATTGCAACTTTGGCTCCCAATCGACGGGAGTGCCGTAACGAGCGTAAGTGCGATAGCTGAGTTGGCTGTACTTTGTTATAGCCTACGGAGCCTTACCTGACGATGATGAGTCTAATTTTTCGGGTTTGAAATTTACATGGCTGAaagccaattttgagcatttaccAATTAATGTCACTGAAAAAGAGTTGATGTGTCCATCTCGAGCgtacattatgcatattatagagAGTGTACTGATGCCCGATGCGAATAACAATAGGGGTCATATCCAGTATTTACCTCTATTAGCTGATTTGCGTAATGTTTGCTCGTATAGTTGGGGTTCTGCAGTTCTGGTTATGTTATATCATGAGCTTTGTCGGACGACAAAGCCTGATGCCATAGACATTAGCGGATGCCTTGTATTTTTGTAGTCATGGGCTCTTTATCGaatgccattcttggcatcggTTAGTCACCAACCATACGTTTTTCCACTAGTTAACAATggataaaatttaacttgttattaaCTGACAATTTCTTTATAATGATACTATTCTAACGATACTATATTTACTTGAAATTGGTTTTTGTAGATGGAGTATTTATCCAGGTATCGAGAGGTCGTACACTGTCCCGATATATCGTTTGATGATTGAACAACATGCCGgggaaggggtaagctattccaatattcgtgacatgtaattactttgtatatcttactcgaaccgtgttaaattttaaccatggTATTAATCGTGCAACTTATATGGATGTCATATGGTATACCAGAAATTGTGGCTATTATACCCTCGTCTGCCTACATTCACTCTCAATTATGGTGCACTAACGcaccaattatcaatttcaatGTAGTCGAGTGGTACCATGGGGATCGAGTGCTTCGAAAGTTTGGTTGTATCCAGTAAGGATCCGCCAATGCAGGTGGGGAAGGTTCACAGCATCAAGAGAGGAAAACATGGAAGTCATTGGGGGTTGTGCACCGAAAATATATTGCGGTGTGAGATAATCAGATGGCTCGAAAACCTCAGATGGATATGTCTTCCGATTTGCAACCatcgttagagtacatacaatggtaTTCTAGTATGGAAAAGCTATATTTACTTGGTGAGCAGTTGACTATAGTCCCCCCGTACGTGCAACGACCTGGGGCATACGAACCAGTGGCCAATATAGAGGCTGAGCCAGAGCCAGAGCCCGAGCAACAGTCGGAGGCTAAGTCCGAGCGATCGCATTCACATTCAGTTGATAGTTCATATCATTCAGATTTACCAAGTAATGGCTATTTCCCGGGCTCGTCAGGGGGCGTCATACGTATTGATATGCATATGTGAAGCCCAACAAATTtgcgtatctcccacatctgcaaattttgaataaatgcagctcgtaccTGCCAATTGTAACCTTTCGTTGACTTCAAACACTCCCCAATATATAATATCAGTTTAAACACTGCAACTTTGTAATCCACTGATATATTCATGTTATACCGCTTAATAGCAAATACGCACTCTTCTTTACTTTTGAATCTCTGGCCTACAAACAACTCCTCAAGATCAGAATTTACGGCCAGCCAGTGAACATGAAGTATTTAGGGCACTCTAGGAACTTAACTACATGCACCGCACCGGGGTCTATGAGCGGCATGTGTGGcgcaggattattgtgtatcacaatacgttGCATCTGGTTTCCAAACGAAGACGCGTTAATGTTTCCATCGTCATTCACGTATTCATCTTCAATATCATCGGAGACATCGTCCATAtcgggatcactatcactatcgacctcttgaTCACAAGAATCACTAATATcgtatccatcatcaccaaccacatcaatatcgGGTGTAACATTAAGATCGATATCGAGCTCACGTATAgttgattcactatcaacgtacgatattggagccaccatgcACAGTTCTTAAGCTCCATGTTCTTTACTATATGCAGTGAGATCTTCATTTTGTTCCATACcgactaactcagcaaataagtgaatcagTGCATTTTTGTCACTCCTATTCCCACAGTAAAAAGTGAtaattgtctccacgtcttcgtcgtctacaagttcTATTTCCGTGAATTTGATGGGATCTGTCGAaattggaaacttgtagaaagGTTTCaagatccttctcccacaacatCTAACAATTTTTTCCTTAATCATTCCCTTTATATCatccaacgagacatttctattaaatctcattgctatttgttgctgACATTCAAATATGCATTCAACGGTTGTTGTAAAGAtgattccatcgaaataaacacatacgaaaaactgattatccatcttcaatacttattctgttaaaaaataaacaaaatttctcaaaacaatttcgaacAGCAAATAAGttgcttaaataaaaaattaattaatcaatatgcaatttttttcattcataagctcAGACTTTTCAATTCCCATTTTgtacatgaacaacatttatCTTTACATTTAACCAATTAAATTCAGTTCTACGTTTTCTTCCATCTCCGATCCTGTATCTTCATCTAGGAAATTCTCTACAATccaatttagaaatttttgattctcttcatattcatcttcTAGAATCCAATTTGGAAATTCCTCAGGATCTTCTGGCTCTTCAATCTTTATAACGGGTATTGAATATACAAGTTCTCTTGGTAATTTTCTAACAACTAATTTATCCATCCATGGTTTGTCAAACATATTTTGCTTCCCAGTCAACTTTCGTGAACCTATACTTTGTCTCACTATTTTCCTTACTCCATAAGAGATTATAAACTTCGTGAAGTTTATAACTAGATTCCAATAGGTTCGTGGTACCAATGCCTTCCAAAGTAAGTCTAAAATGATTTAATGGTCCCGTTCTATTAATGTCCCTCTAAGGGTTAAGTATTGCACTTTATTCTTTCTAATCATTTCATGACCCTTCCACAACACTTTTTACATCTTTCGATTTACGGTAATAAGGTGTTGAACAATGTCTTCTTTTGGTTTCATTTTGTAATCTTGCAGttctctcatcatcttatcaacttTATCCCTTTGTGCTAAAGTTATTATCCCATCAGGCAATACCAAATATGTTATCATTTCTAACAATATGTATAACAGAAATATTTTCAATTGTTATCATTAATTAACAATTACTTTATAATAGTTTTACtaatataaaaactttcaaatatattaaaaaaaattaaaacataacattcacaataaacacataattaatctaaatacaaaacttaataaaaaaatcacaataaacaaaataatttttaaaacaaaacataaaaataacactaaacaaactatataatactaacaaaataattttttcttatcataatctatcctatttaaaaataacaaaaaagaagatacattttctttcttctcttctccctcTCTTCTTCTGCATTTTTTTTTACTGGTGTGTGCCTTCGTTTAACACTAATGACTTAAATAGAGGGTTTAAGGGAGCGGGTGTCGCCTATGCCACGTCAGCAACTGGTGTCGCCTCTGGCAcattctcctctctttttttaaactaataatttttttaataggtgAAAAATAGGGTGGTCACGCCTCTGCCAAAGGCGGCACCACCCTACATttaccattttggtacataattttatgttagtattattttggtatttttttgtattaaattagtaaaaaaactCGATATTCTGCAATTTGAAGTTCCCTAAAACccgatattttagtaaaaaagttTACACAGGAATAAAAAAggcttaattcatcatttaatccttaaagtatacttatttttatactttgatatttaaattttctttttatctattttgatacttaaattttctattttatattctgtaaaaaaaaactataattttgtcTTAGTTTACCCTAAAATGCTCAATGCCAATTAATCAAAACGTGATATATGGATAGTTTTTGaagtaaacaaaaacaaaatgatAGGTAAACTATCAAGATGGATACCAAACtgaaaaaaatgatataattgaAGGGTTAGATTGTGAATAAACCAAGAAAAGAAACCCGGAAACGGAAGTTTGTTTCCCGAGCAAGTCATCATCGGCCCCAAAAAACAATAACCCAAAATCTGGAATAGCCGGAAATCTACCGACGATTAAAGAACCCTCTCCCGATCTAATTACACTGCATTTAAATCGgatagagagaaagagaaaacaACATGAAGAGAAAAGATACAGTCAAACTCATCAGCGCTGAGGAGATGGAATTTATTATTGACAAGGACGCTGCCATGGTTTCTCAGACCATCGGTAACATGCTTACATCACCAGGTCCCATTGAAAATTGGGTTTTTCTGGGTTCTTTGTTGTTTTTCGGTTTGAAAGgtctaatttcttttttttttttttttggtggtgATGGTGAAGGAGGTTTTGCGGAGATGGAGCTTGGAGAAGTGACTTTTCCGGAGATAAGCGCTGTGATTCTTGAGAAGATCTGTCAGTATTTTTATTGGGCTCTTCAATATTCAAGGTTTGTGTTTTTGTATCAATGTTTGGTTTGTGTCAATGCTGTGGATATATTGAATGGCTAACTTAAATTATAAGCTTTGAATATGTTGATAAAACTTATATGGGAATGGatttggttgtttttttttttttttgcacttggGAGAGCTCTGCCATATGATCATGTTGAAGGTGGATTATCAAATTATACATGACGATGCCTTAATTGTACTAAGCTCGAAACAAATATAAGTGTTTTTCAATGATTTCTTTGACTAATGactaatttcatttatttctcctTCTGTAAACGAGCCACCTTGCATTTCTTATGAAATATTCTAGTGCTTCGGAAATTTGGATTTCGATTTCATTTGGTGCATGAACTGTGTGAATCGAATGCGTACGATTATGTATAAATTGGTTAAGATTGAAAATGATTATATATTTGgaaagtataaaaacatgaatttcaaATTCGTTAATATCTattgaaatttcaatttcatcactaatAGGACATCTGACAAATCCacaatctgaaaaaaaaaaaatcatgaatgtTTCATTTTCGTTTTTACATTGATAAAAGAGTTGGTATTTGATCAGGGGTAAAGAGACTGAGTTTCACATTGAACCCGAACTGACTCTGGAGCTGAtgatggctcctaattatctccaTACATAGCTGATTGCTTTTTCTTTGATTCTTAGTTAAGATGTTTTGTAGCAATGAACCAATAATGTTGTTATTTTTCTTACAAGTGTCATTGACAGGTAATTGTCTTTTCTCATTAATAACTATCTTGCATAATTACTCCGGGGATAGTATTCATGCGGAGAATCTGTGACGTGCATTTTAGGTCTCTGCTGCATTGCATAATGGGGTACTTACAGTTATCTTATGTGATTGTTTTGACTTAGAAAGCAGACTTATATAGGTAAATGAATGCAGTAACTACAATATGTATGATTGCTGCTATATAATAAAACAACAGCAGTACAATCGTGAAACTCGACA
Protein-coding sequences here:
- the LOC107886021 gene encoding elongin-C isoform X1 codes for the protein MKRKDTVKLISAEEMEFIIDKDAAMVSQTIGNMLTSPGGFAEMELGEVTFPEISAVILEKICQYFYWALQYSRGKETEFHIEPELTLELMMAPNYLHT
- the LOC107886021 gene encoding elongin-C isoform X2, encoding MKRKDTVKLISAEEMEFIIDKDAAMVSQTIGGFAEMELGEVTFPEISAVILEKICQYFYWALQYSRGKETEFHIEPELTLELMMAPNYLHT